One window from the genome of Cryptomeria japonica chromosome 6, Sugi_1.0, whole genome shotgun sequence encodes:
- the LOC131876699 gene encoding putative UDP-rhamnose:rhamnosyltransferase 1, translating into MKDGPLHVLMFPWLAQGHISPFLELSKRLADHGLKVSFLSTPGNISKIKSSLHEKWAGKIDMEELPLPPVEGLPPDADNTADIPMEMADLLKIALDGLQIPFEHLLSRIQPDYIIHDFSQHWAATVAAKFGIPAVFFFIFGASAIGYAVAPSRFKAAETTPWCRYLKSIQACKLMLVRSCFELEGKYIHYLEAEHKKRVIPVGLLLTETFPTSDQDECVKWLDNYPPSSVVYVSFGSECFLSKEQVAELAKGLEESHVPFLWVLRSPRYNNDSSSSAEERARALLPEGFEERTRERGVVYCKWAPQQQILCHPSTGGFVSHCGSSSVLEAVRFGVRIIALPMHIDQGLDARLVAEELRIGMEIGREEDGSFKAEKIRRCVKEVMVEEEGRRVEESIYKLRERLFWGKGMQESYIREFIKQLL; encoded by the exons ATGAAAGATGGACCACTTCATGTACTCATGTTTCCGTGGCTGGCACAGGGCCACATCTCTCCTTTTCTGGAGTTATCAAAGAGACTTGCAGATCACGGATTGAAGGTCTCCTTTCTCTCCACCCCCGGCAATATTTCAAAGATAAAGTCCTCGCTGCATGAAAAGTGGGCAGGCAAGATCGATATGGAGGAGCTGCCGCTGCCCCCTGTTGAGGGTCTGCCTCCTGATGCCGACAACACGGCCGATATTCCCATGGAAATGGCAGATCTGTTGAAGATAGCTCTTGACGGCCTCCAGATACCCTTTGAGCACCTTCTGTCGCGGATTCAACCGGACTATATAATTCATGATTTTTCACAGCACTGGGCTGCCACTGTAGCCGCCAAGTTTGGTATACCGGCCGTTTTTTTCTTTATCTTCGGTGCCTCAGCCATTGGTTACGCTGTAGCGCCAAGCAGATTCAAGGCTGCAGAAACCACT CCATGGTGTCGATATTTGAAATCTATTCAAGCGTGTAAGCTTATGCTCGTCAGATCATGCTTTGAGTTGGAGGGCAAGTATATTCATTATCTGGAGGCGGAGCACAAAAAGCGTGTCATTCCTGTCGGTCTTCTTCTAACAGAGACTTTCCCGACGAGCGATCAGGACGAGTGTGTGAAATGGCTGGACAATTATCCGCCGAGTTCTGTTGTTTACGTGTCGTTTGGGAGCGAGTGTTTTCTATCAAAGGAGCAGGTTGCTGAACTGGCAAAGGGGCTGGAGGAGAGCCATGTCCCATTTTTGTGGGTTCTGCGCTCCCCTCGCTACAACAATGATTCATCGTCATCAGCAGAAGAGAGAGCGAGGGCGTTACTGCCCGAGGGATTTGAGGAACGCACGAGGGAGAGGGGTGTGGTGTATTGCAAGTGGGCTCCGCAGCAGCAGATTCTATGCCATCCTTCGACTGGAGGGTTTGTGAGCCACTGCGGGTCGAGCTCTGTTTTGGAAGCGGTGAGATTTGGGGTGAGGATTATAGCGCTGCCGATGCATATTGATCAGGGACTCGACGCGCGGCTGGTGGCCGAGGAACTCCGTATTGGCATGGAGATTGGGAGAGAAGAAGATGGGAGTTTCAAAGCGGAAAAAATTAGGAGGTGTGTAAAGGAAGTTATGGTGGAAGAAGAGGGACGACGTGTGGAGGAGAGTATATATAAACTCAGAGAGAGGTTGTTTTGGGGGAAGGGAATGCAAGAGAGCTACATACGCGAATTTATCAAGCAACTTCTTTAG